In a single window of the Campylobacter iguaniorum genome:
- the gdhA gene encoding NADP-specific glutamate dehydrogenase, translated as MGVHEYIDQTLEHIKRTSPGQTTFLQAATEILRNLEPLLSREDKYLKHRIIDRIVMPERTTMFRVTYMNDKNEPCSHFGYRVEFNSALGPYKGGLRFHPSVCLDIIKFLGFEQIFKNSLTGLSMGGGKGGANFDPKGKSDGEIMRFCQAFMYELYKLIGDVKDVPAGDIGVGGREIGYMFGAYKKLTNRFDGALTGKGLNWGGSLARTEATGYGSVYFAKEMLQKAGGSLEGKVCAVSGAGNVAIYTVEKLYQFGALPVTVSDSTGFIYDKEGIDLALLKRLKEVERKGLVEYVNEKKSAIFTPVSSYEAGKNGVWTVPCDAAFPSATQNELHLADIKTLYANGCRLVCEGANMPSTLDAIDFMLSKNDFLFGPAKAANAGGVATSGLEMSQNASMQKWTFDEVDNKLHTIMTNIFEDSYNTSVEFGQAGNLVLGANIAGFRKVADAMIDQGYI; from the coding sequence ATGGGAGTACACGAATATATAGATCAAACTCTTGAACACATCAAAAGAACTAGTCCTGGACAAACTACATTCTTACAAGCTGCAACAGAAATCTTGCGTAATCTTGAGCCACTTCTTTCTAGGGAAGACAAATACCTAAAACATCGCATAATCGACCGTATAGTTATGCCTGAGCGTACTACAATGTTTAGGGTGACTTATATGAATGACAAAAATGAGCCATGCAGCCATTTTGGATACCGCGTTGAGTTCAATTCAGCTCTTGGACCATACAAAGGCGGTCTTAGATTTCACCCGTCAGTTTGCCTTGATATCATCAAATTTCTTGGTTTTGAGCAAATTTTCAAAAACTCACTAACTGGGCTTAGCATGGGTGGTGGCAAAGGTGGAGCCAACTTCGATCCAAAAGGCAAAAGCGATGGCGAAATCATGAGATTTTGTCAAGCGTTTATGTATGAACTTTACAAACTTATAGGTGACGTAAAAGATGTGCCAGCTGGCGATATCGGCGTGGGCGGTAGAGAGATCGGATATATGTTTGGTGCATACAAAAAACTAACAAATAGATTTGACGGAGCTTTGACAGGCAAGGGACTAAACTGGGGCGGAAGTCTTGCAAGAACTGAAGCTACTGGATATGGTTCAGTGTATTTCGCAAAAGAGATGCTTCAAAAGGCTGGTGGCTCACTTGAGGGCAAAGTATGTGCAGTCAGTGGCGCTGGAAACGTGGCGATCTATACAGTAGAAAAACTTTATCAGTTTGGCGCACTTCCAGTTACTGTGAGCGACTCAACTGGCTTTATTTATGACAAAGAGGGCATCGATCTAGCTCTTTTAAAACGCTTAAAAGAGGTCGAAAGAAAAGGTTTAGTAGAGTATGTAAATGAGAAAAAATCAGCAATATTTACTCCAGTGAGTTCTTATGAAGCTGGTAAAAACGGCGTTTGGACTGTACCTTGTGACGCAGCATTCCCAAGTGCTACTCAAAATGAGCTTCACTTAGCTGATATCAAAACTCTTTATGCAAACGGTTGCCGTTTGGTGTGTGAGGGTGCGAATATGCCAAGTACTCTTGATGCGATTGATTTTATGCTTAGCAAAAATGACTTCTTATTTGGTCCTGCAAAAGCTGCAAATGCTGGTGGCGTTGCGACAAGTGGCTTAGAGATGAGCCAAAATGCAAGTATGCAAAAATGGACATTTGATGAGGTTGATAACAAGCTTCATACTATTATGACAAATATTTTTGAAGATAGTTATAATACTTCAGTTGAGTTCGGACAAGCTGGAAACCTAGTGCTTGGTGCAAATATCGCTGGATTTAGAAAAGTAGCTGATGCTATGATAGATCAAGGTTATATTTAG
- a CDS encoding MqnA/MqnD/SBP family protein, whose translation MLFGKIDYLNLLPFHVFLKRYPLQNAVKKSIEYKKGVPSKLCKDLYYARVDAAVISSVESRRSKYKTLDFGICSKKGVKSVLVRKNSPKRLDPASMSSNMLSKILSLDGEVIIGDNALKAYLKDGKDAFYDMGEVWNAKTGLPFVFGRFTYIKNKSGYKKLVKEFLKHKIKIPRYIIENYAATRGVKSSDIKWYLNFISYKMGIKEKKSLKKFLNEAKKFNFDPK comes from the coding sequence ATGCTTTTTGGTAAGATTGATTATCTAAATTTACTCCCATTTCATGTCTTTTTGAAGCGTTATCCACTTCAAAATGCAGTAAAAAAATCTATCGAATACAAAAAAGGCGTCCCAAGCAAGCTTTGCAAGGATCTTTATTATGCTAGAGTGGACGCTGCTGTTATCTCAAGCGTGGAAAGTAGGCGAAGCAAATACAAAACTTTAGATTTTGGAATATGCTCAAAAAAGGGCGTAAAATCAGTTTTAGTCCGTAAAAATAGCCCTAAAAGGCTAGATCCTGCTTCCATGAGCTCAAATATGCTTAGCAAAATTTTGTCTTTAGATGGTGAAGTTATCATCGGAGATAATGCACTAAAAGCCTACTTAAAAGACGGCAAAGACGCATTTTACGATATGGGTGAGGTTTGGAATGCTAAAACAGGCTTGCCGTTTGTATTTGGTCGATTTACTTATATCAAAAACAAAAGTGGCTATAAAAAACTTGTTAAAGAATTCTTAAAGCATAAAATAAAAATACCAAGATATATTATTGAAAATTATGCAGCCACTAGAGGTGTCAAAAGTAGTGATATAAAGTGGTATTTAAATTTTATAAGTTATAAAATGGGTATAAAAGAAAAGAAATCTTTAAAGAAATTTTTAAATGAGGCTAAAAAATTTAACTTTGACCCAAAATAG
- the upp gene encoding uracil phosphoribosyltransferase, giving the protein MQNIKLISHPLIEHKLAILRDINTDPFQFRMLVDEITYLMLFEASRDFGLKDVEVQTPVATTKAKKMATKVMICPILRAALGMLDSVFKLLPDASVGFLGFQRNEQTLEAEFYYAKLPKDHKERLAIIIDPMFATGGTAIDAVKFLKSKGVEKIKFISILAAPEGLNRFSEIYPDVEVYTAAIDKGLNEKGYIIPGLGDAGDRVFNTIN; this is encoded by the coding sequence ATGCAAAATATCAAACTAATCTCACATCCGCTAATAGAACACAAACTCGCTATTTTAAGAGATATTAACACAGATCCATTTCAGTTTAGAATGCTTGTCGATGAGATAACTTATCTCATGCTTTTTGAGGCGAGTAGAGATTTTGGGCTAAAAGATGTAGAGGTGCAAACCCCAGTTGCGACCACAAAAGCTAAAAAAATGGCTACAAAAGTTATGATTTGCCCGATTTTACGTGCTGCTCTTGGAATGCTTGATAGCGTATTTAAGCTTTTACCTGATGCTAGCGTGGGATTTTTGGGATTTCAAAGAAACGAGCAAACACTTGAAGCTGAGTTTTACTACGCTAAACTTCCAAAAGACCATAAAGAACGCCTTGCAATCATCATAGATCCGATGTTTGCTACTGGTGGTACGGCGATTGACGCGGTTAAATTTCTAAAAAGCAAAGGCGTCGAAAAGATTAAATTTATCTCTATTCTTGCAGCTCCTGAGGGGCTAAATAGATTTAGTGAAATTTATCCAGATGTTGAGGTCTATACCGCAGCCATCGATAAAGGGCTAAATGAAAAAGGCTATATAATCCCAGGTCTTGGGGATGCTGGAGATAGAGTTTTTAACACTATAAATTAG
- a CDS encoding malic enzyme-like NAD(P)-binding protein has translation MDLREKALEYHINGKIEINVKKPCQTADDLSLAYTPGVAVPCKEIEANPELAYKYTNKGNLVAVISDGTAVLGLGDIGAVSGKPVMEGKSVLFKKFANVDAFDIELDEKDPDKIVEICKALAPTFGGINLEDICAPKCFYIEKKLQESVNIPVMHDDQHGTAMITTAGLINALEITGKKASDVKVVVSGSGAAGIACARMYRNLGVKHITMVDSKGVIHSGRTDLNAEKKEFVIDTEARTLGDAMKGADMFLGLSKAGVVSKEMVASMAPNPIIFALANPNPEITPEDALSVRDDIMMGTGRSDYPNQVNNVLGFPFIFRGALDVRATKITENMKMAAAKALAQLAKEEVPSSVRDAYNGKEIKFGKDYIIPKPFDPRVLLVVAPAVAEAAVNDGVSLVKEFDKAAYVEQLKKLQ, from the coding sequence ATGGATTTAAGAGAAAAAGCCCTAGAGTACCATATAAATGGTAAGATAGAAATCAATGTAAAAAAACCATGCCAAACAGCAGACGACCTAAGTCTTGCATACACTCCAGGCGTTGCAGTACCTTGCAAAGAGATAGAAGCAAATCCAGAGCTAGCGTATAAATACACAAACAAAGGTAACCTTGTAGCAGTTATCAGCGACGGAACTGCAGTTTTGGGACTTGGTGATATCGGCGCAGTTTCTGGCAAACCTGTCATGGAAGGCAAATCAGTTTTATTTAAAAAATTCGCAAACGTAGATGCTTTTGATATAGAATTAGACGAAAAAGATCCAGATAAAATAGTTGAAATCTGCAAAGCCCTAGCTCCTACATTTGGTGGTATAAATCTTGAAGATATTTGCGCTCCAAAATGCTTCTATATAGAGAAAAAACTTCAAGAGAGCGTAAATATTCCAGTTATGCACGATGACCAACACGGCACAGCGATGATCACAACTGCTGGACTTATAAACGCTCTTGAAATAACTGGCAAAAAAGCTAGCGATGTAAAAGTCGTAGTAAGTGGTAGTGGCGCTGCTGGTATAGCTTGCGCTAGAATGTATAGAAATCTTGGCGTAAAACACATAACTATGGTAGATAGCAAAGGCGTAATACACAGTGGCAGAACTGATCTAAATGCTGAGAAAAAAGAGTTTGTCATCGACACTGAGGCTAGAACTTTAGGCGATGCAATGAAGGGTGCTGATATGTTTCTTGGGCTTTCAAAAGCTGGCGTCGTAAGCAAAGAAATGGTAGCAAGCATGGCGCCAAATCCTATTATTTTTGCTTTAGCTAATCCAAACCCAGAAATCACTCCAGAAGATGCTCTTAGCGTGAGAGATGATATTATGATGGGAACAGGAAGAAGTGACTATCCAAACCAAGTAAATAACGTTTTGGGCTTTCCATTTATCTTTAGAGGTGCTTTAGATGTCCGCGCTACAAAAATCACCGAAAATATGAAAATGGCAGCAGCTAAAGCACTTGCACAGCTAGCTAAAGAAGAAGTCCCAAGCAGCGTAAGAGATGCGTATAATGGCAAAGAGATTAAATTTGGCAAAGATTATATCATACCAAAACCATTTGATCCAAGAGTGCTTTTAGTAGTAGCTCCAGCAGTCGCAGAAGCTGCTGTAAATGACGGAGTGAGCTTGGTAAAAGAATTTGACAAAGCAGCTTACGTAGAACAACTTAAAAAACTCCAATAA
- the gltX gene encoding glutamate--tRNA ligase, producing the protein MLTTRFAPSPTGFLHVGGLRTALYSYLYARKNGGKFLLRIEDTDLKRNSQEAVVAIREAFNWCGLDYDGEVTYQSKRFDLYKEYIQKLLDEGKAYKCYMSKVELDELRAAQEARKERPKYDGRYRDFTGTPPSGIEPVIRIKAPLDGVIEFKDGIKGDMKFNCADILDDFIIARSDGTPTYNFCVVIDDALMGVTHVIRGDDHLSNTPKQIILYEALGFKIPEFFHVAMINGSDGSKLSKRHGATDVMEYKNMGYLPEALLNFLIRLGWSHGDDEIFSMHDMLEFFDPHDINKSASTYNLTKLDWLNAHYIKTLPYERLADDMKYFGLDFRAINKGELLLDSLRERSKTLLELKNSALNIINEPEIYDEKALAKFISDEAKALLGEFKDELGDKDLSAKEYEEMTIAFLDNRGKKLKDIAQPIRIAITGGTVSPSIFEIIEVIGTQKLKSRITKLLSK; encoded by the coding sequence ATGCTTACAACTAGATTTGCTCCAAGTCCAACAGGATTTTTGCACGTCGGAGGGCTTAGAACGGCACTTTATAGCTACCTTTATGCTAGGAAAAATGGCGGAAAATTTCTACTACGTATAGAAGATACGGATCTAAAAAGAAACTCACAAGAAGCAGTTGTGGCTATCAGAGAAGCCTTTAACTGGTGTGGCTTAGACTATGATGGCGAAGTGACATACCAATCAAAAAGATTTGATCTGTACAAAGAATATATCCAAAAACTCCTTGATGAGGGCAAAGCATATAAATGCTATATGAGCAAAGTCGAGCTTGATGAGCTAAGAGCAGCTCAAGAAGCTAGAAAAGAACGCCCAAAATACGATGGCAGATATAGGGATTTTACTGGCACTCCACCAAGTGGCATAGAGCCAGTTATCCGTATAAAAGCTCCACTTGATGGTGTAATTGAGTTTAAAGATGGCATAAAAGGCGATATGAAATTCAACTGCGCTGACATACTTGATGATTTTATTATCGCTAGAAGTGACGGCACTCCGACTTATAATTTTTGCGTTGTGATAGATGATGCTTTGATGGGCGTGACTCATGTCATCAGAGGCGACGATCATCTTAGTAATACACCAAAACAGATCATTTTGTACGAGGCTTTGGGCTTTAAGATACCAGAGTTTTTCCACGTAGCGATGATAAATGGAAGCGACGGCAGCAAGCTATCAAAAAGACATGGTGCGACTGATGTGATGGAATACAAAAATATGGGCTATTTGCCTGAAGCGTTGCTAAATTTCCTCATTCGTCTTGGCTGGAGTCATGGCGATGATGAGATTTTTTCTATGCATGATATGCTTGAGTTTTTTGATCCGCACGACATCAATAAATCAGCCTCAACATACAATCTAACCAAACTCGACTGGCTAAATGCTCACTATATCAAAACCCTTCCTTATGAGCGTTTGGCTGATGATATGAAGTATTTTGGCTTGGATTTTAGGGCTATAAATAAAGGCGAGCTACTTCTTGATAGTCTTAGAGAGCGTAGCAAAACTTTGCTCGAGCTTAAAAACTCAGCACTAAATATCATAAATGAGCCTGAAATTTACGATGAAAAGGCTTTGGCTAAATTTATCAGCGATGAGGCAAAAGCACTTCTAGGCGAGTTTAAAGATGAGCTTGGGGATAAGGACTTGAGTGCTAAAGAGTACGAAGAGATGACAATTGCATTTTTAGATAATCGTGGTAAAAAGCTAAAAGACATCGCTCAGCCAATCCGTATTGCTATCACTGGTGGGACTGTGAGTCCAAGTATTTTTGAGATTATCGAAGTTATTGGCACTCAAAAACTCAAATCAAGAATCACAAAACTCCTATCAAAATAG
- a CDS encoding peptidylprolyl isomerase produces the protein MKKIAFSFAFLVSLVHGGYVNGLVATVENEPITDYEMNSVMRQMNIDSQKALNVLIRQKLEDAQISALNITVDPFEVNEKISQIISANGLDMQTFQSMLASKGVSFDMFKKDIENGLKKEKLYARILNNPSQNITPENARRFYESNLGMFAQFETINIVRYSSNSKEALENAAKSPMSVQPGVNIENLKLESKNLNPQLRYIFLNTKNNTFTPAFGGNGEYQMFYVVSKEGSYVPRFEDVEKEVISAMANQEREIAVADYFNKLRSKANIEIVKR, from the coding sequence ATGAAAAAAATAGCATTTAGCTTTGCGTTTTTAGTTAGTTTGGTTCATGGAGGATATGTAAATGGTCTTGTTGCGACAGTAGAAAATGAACCGATCACAGACTATGAAATGAACTCAGTGATGAGACAGATGAATATAGACTCACAAAAAGCCCTAAATGTCTTAATAAGACAAAAGCTTGAAGACGCGCAAATAAGTGCTTTAAATATCACAGTTGATCCATTTGAGGTAAATGAAAAAATTTCGCAAATCATCAGCGCAAACGGCCTTGATATGCAGACTTTCCAAAGTATGCTCGCCTCAAAGGGCGTAAGCTTTGATATGTTTAAAAAAGATATAGAAAACGGCTTAAAAAAAGAAAAACTTTACGCTAGAATCCTGAATAATCCAAGCCAAAACATCACTCCAGAAAACGCAAGAAGATTTTATGAATCAAATTTGGGTATGTTTGCTCAGTTTGAAACTATAAATATAGTAAGATACTCTTCAAACTCAAAAGAAGCTTTAGAAAACGCAGCAAAAAGCCCTATGAGCGTGCAACCTGGCGTAAATATAGAAAACCTAAAACTAGAATCCAAAAATCTAAATCCACAGCTAAGATATATATTTTTAAATACCAAAAATAACACTTTCACTCCAGCTTTTGGTGGCAATGGCGAATATCAGATGTTTTACGTGGTTTCAAAAGAAGGCTCATACGTGCCTAGATTTGAAGATGTTGAAAAAGAGGTTATATCTGCTATGGCAAACCAAGAACGCGAAATCGCAGTGGCTGATTATTTCAACAAACTACGCTCAAAAGCAAATATTGAAATTGTAAAGAGATAG
- a CDS encoding methylated-DNA--[protein]-cysteine S-methyltransferase produces MQYISHYDSPLGGITLGSDGESLIGLWFDDQKYFADTLDKQALVKELLVFEETKRWLDIYFGGEIPDFTPKLLMKCSKFRKSVWDIMLQIPHGHTMTYGQIAAKIAKENGLDKMSAQAVGNAVSHNSISLIIPCHRVVGTNGSLTGYAGGIDKKVQLLKLEKANMESFFIPKKGSAL; encoded by the coding sequence ATGCAATATATCAGTCATTATGATTCGCCACTAGGTGGTATTACGCTTGGTAGCGACGGGGAGAGTTTGATTGGTTTGTGGTTTGATGATCAAAAATATTTTGCCGATACGCTTGATAAACAAGCCCTTGTTAAGGAGCTTTTGGTTTTTGAAGAAACTAAGCGTTGGCTAGACATTTATTTTGGTGGTGAAATACCAGATTTTACGCCTAAACTTTTGATGAAATGCTCTAAATTTCGCAAATCAGTATGGGATATTATGCTGCAAATTCCACACGGTCACACGATGACTTACGGACAAATCGCTGCGAAAATCGCCAAAGAAAATGGCCTAGACAAAATGTCAGCACAAGCAGTTGGCAACGCTGTGAGCCACAACTCAATATCGCTCATTATCCCTTGTCATCGTGTGGTCGGAACAAACGGAAGCCTAACTGGTTACGCAGGTGGTATCGATAAAAAAGTGCAGTTACTTAAACTAGAAAAGGCAAATATGGAAAGCTTTTTTATCCCTAAAAAGGGTAGTGCATTATAA
- a CDS encoding DNA-3-methyladenine glycosylase family protein has product MYFQYGLEEINYLKNKDKMLARIIDQIGHVKKEVRSDLFACVVNSIIGQQISTKAHQSIWGKFQAELGVVNAGAIIAKQDKLQGLGISYRKADYILDFAKKVASSELNLDELSQLGDDEFITELSKLKGIGVWTAEMILIFCLQRPNVFSYGDLAILRGIRMVYHHRFISKELFEKYRRRFSPYCSVVSLYFWAVAGGAIPELRDYAPKYTKNINKISNKTV; this is encoded by the coding sequence GTGTATTTTCAGTATGGATTAGAAGAGATAAATTATTTGAAAAATAAAGACAAAATGCTAGCACGCATCATAGACCAAATAGGACACGTCAAGAAAGAAGTGCGTTCGGATCTGTTTGCTTGCGTTGTTAATTCTATCATAGGTCAGCAGATCTCAACCAAAGCTCACCAGAGCATTTGGGGTAAATTTCAAGCAGAACTTGGCGTAGTAAATGCCGGAGCAATTATTGCTAAACAAGATAAACTTCAAGGGCTTGGTATAAGCTACCGCAAAGCAGATTATATTTTGGATTTTGCTAAAAAAGTCGCATCTAGCGAACTAAATTTAGATGAATTATCGCAGCTAGGCGACGATGAGTTTATCACAGAGTTATCAAAGCTCAAAGGAATTGGCGTATGGACGGCTGAAATGATTTTGATATTTTGCTTGCAGCGACCAAATGTATTTAGTTACGGCGACCTTGCTATTTTGCGCGGGATTCGTATGGTTTATCATCACAGATTCATTAGCAAAGAACTTTTTGAAAAATACCGTAGGCGTTTTAGCCCTTATTGCAGCGTGGTGAGTCTGTATTTTTGGGCGGTTGCTGGTGGGGCAATCCCTGAGCTGAGAGATTACGCACCAAAATACACAAAAAATATAAATAAAATATCCAATAAAACGGTATAA